A genomic segment from Chitinophagaceae bacterium encodes:
- a CDS encoding aminotransferase class I/II-fold pyridoxal phosphate-dependent enzyme, translating into MASLKLSLLAETLIASEIVQLGATIKQKINAGEKIYNYTIGDFDSTQFPIPNELQEAIIEAYNKGFTTYPAAEGETELRNQVSRFMETQLGTKYATNEILIGAGGRPLIYATYRAIVDKGDKVIYPVPSWNNNHYVHFTEGEHILIEATPENNFMPTAEQLRPYIKTASLIALCSPLNPTGTTFKKQELEAICDLIIEENKTRREDEKKLYLMYDQIYWTLTFGGAIHYNPVSLRPEMKEFTILIDGISKSFAATGVRVGWAMGPAAVMAKMRSINSHVGAWAPMAEQHAVAGYFKNETAVKKWFIHFKNEIAFRLDAIYAGIKKMAESGLPIDAIPPQAAIYLTIQINLVGRQTAKGILLKTQEDVTAYILNEARLAIVPFYAFGASKKSIWYRLSVGCCKKEEINEMLQMLKTALEKTSKVEALA; encoded by the coding sequence ATGGCCTCTTTAAAACTCAGCTTACTGGCCGAAACATTAATTGCTTCTGAAATTGTTCAGCTTGGAGCAACCATTAAGCAAAAAATAAATGCAGGCGAAAAAATTTATAATTATACAATTGGCGACTTTGACTCCACACAATTTCCTATACCCAACGAACTGCAGGAAGCCATAATTGAAGCATACAATAAAGGATTTACTACCTATCCTGCCGCCGAGGGTGAAACTGAACTCCGTAACCAGGTAAGCCGTTTTATGGAAACACAGTTAGGAACAAAATATGCAACAAACGAAATTTTAATAGGCGCAGGTGGCAGGCCGTTAATTTACGCTACTTACAGGGCTATTGTAGATAAAGGCGATAAAGTAATTTATCCCGTACCCAGCTGGAACAATAACCATTATGTTCATTTTACCGAAGGCGAACATATATTAATTGAAGCCACACCGGAAAATAATTTTATGCCCACAGCCGAACAGCTTAGGCCATATATAAAAACCGCTTCTTTAATTGCACTTTGCTCCCCGCTAAACCCTACCGGAACAACTTTTAAAAAACAAGAACTTGAAGCAATTTGTGATTTAATTATTGAAGAAAACAAAACGAGGAGAGAAGATGAAAAGAAGCTGTATCTCATGTACGACCAAATTTACTGGACGCTTACTTTTGGTGGTGCCATACATTATAACCCCGTTTCTTTAAGGCCAGAAATGAAAGAGTTTACCATACTCATTGATGGCATAAGCAAATCATTTGCTGCAACCGGCGTAAGGGTTGGCTGGGCAATGGGCCCGGCTGCGGTAATGGCAAAAATGCGTTCTATTAATAGCCATGTTGGGGCATGGGCGCCAATGGCCGAGCAACATGCCGTTGCCGGATATTTTAAAAATGAAACTGCCGTAAAAAAATGGTTTATACATTTTAAAAATGAAATTGCATTTCGCCTGGATGCTATTTATGCCGGCATTAAAAAAATGGCTGAAAGCGGTTTGCCTATTGATGCCATTCCGCCACAGGCTGCTATTTATCTCACCATACAAATAAACCTTGTGGGCCGCCAAACGGCCAAAGGAATTCTTTTAAAAACACAGGAAGATGTAACAGCTTATATCCTCAATGAAGCAAGGCTGGCCATTGTTCCTTTTTATGCATTTGGCGCTTCAAAAAAAAGTATTTGGTACAGGCTTAGTGTAGGCTGCTGCAAAAAAGAAGAGATAAATGAAATGTTGCAAATGCTTAAAACAGCCCTGGAAAAAACCAGTAAAGTAGAAGCGCTTGCCTGA
- a CDS encoding response regulator transcription factor, whose translation MANIVLVDDHTLLRNGLAGLVLSLGHKVLFEANNGMDLIQKINETLELPDIVLLDINMPEMDGYETASWLKKNKPLVSILALSMYDNETAILRMLRNGASGYILKDSHPQDLQLAINAILNKGFYHSELISGKILHAYAKPDEDAGNMLKAHELSDKEIHFLQYACSELTYREIADNMGVSPRTVDGYRDALFNKLNIKTRVGLAVYAIKSGIFQI comes from the coding sequence ATGGCAAACATTGTTTTAGTTGATGATCATACCTTATTGCGCAACGGGCTTGCCGGCCTGGTTTTAAGCCTTGGCCATAAAGTTTTATTTGAAGCCAACAATGGTATGGACCTTATTCAAAAAATTAACGAAACACTGGAATTGCCCGATATTGTTTTACTGGATATTAATATGCCCGAAATGGATGGCTATGAAACAGCATCCTGGCTAAAAAAAAACAAACCGTTGGTTTCTATACTTGCATTAAGTATGTATGATAATGAAACCGCTATTTTGCGTATGCTCAGGAATGGCGCTTCAGGATATATTTTAAAAGATTCACATCCGCAGGACCTTCAATTGGCCATTAACGCTATTTTGAACAAAGGATTTTATCATTCTGAATTAATATCGGGCAAAATATTACATGCCTATGCAAAGCCCGATGAAGATGCCGGCAATATGCTAAAAGCCCATGAGTTATCCGACAAGGAAATCCATTTTTTACAATATGCATGCAGCGAATTAACCTATAGGGAAATTGCCGATAATATGGGAGTGAGCCCACGTACTGTTGACGGCTACCGGGATGCCTTATTTAATAAATTAAATATTAAAACCAGGGTTGGCCTTGCTGTTTATGCAATTAAAAGCGGTATTTTTCAAATATAG
- a CDS encoding elongation factor Ts: MSVTITAADINKLRQATGAGMMDCRKALTEANGDFEAAIDWLRKQGQKVAAKRSDREAKEGVVIAQTTTDNKTGFVVCISCETDFVSKNAEFVAFAQSIADAAISNNVKSADELNAVTINGAKVSDLINDKLAAIGEKIGISKFERIEAPYVASYIHGANRMGVLVGLTMQAEEAGKDVAMQIAAMNPLAVDETSIPTDVVEREKNIAIEVVKAEGKPAEMAEKIAMGKLNKFFKENTLLAQAFVKDNNKSVADYLKSINPNLKVTEFKRVALG, translated from the coding sequence ATGAGTGTAACAATTACAGCAGCAGACATAAACAAACTTCGCCAGGCAACCGGCGCCGGAATGATGGACTGCCGCAAAGCATTAACAGAAGCAAATGGGGATTTTGAAGCAGCAATTGACTGGCTGCGTAAACAAGGGCAAAAAGTTGCAGCAAAACGAAGCGACAGGGAAGCAAAAGAAGGAGTGGTAATTGCACAAACTACAACCGACAACAAAACAGGATTTGTAGTATGTATCAGTTGCGAAACTGACTTTGTAAGTAAAAATGCGGAATTTGTGGCTTTTGCCCAAAGCATTGCTGATGCCGCAATATCCAACAATGTAAAATCTGCAGATGAACTAAACGCTGTAACTATAAATGGCGCAAAAGTTTCTGATCTTATCAATGATAAGCTTGCAGCAATTGGCGAAAAAATTGGCATCTCTAAATTTGAAAGAATTGAAGCCCCTTATGTAGCCAGCTATATACATGGAGCCAACCGCATGGGTGTGCTGGTAGGTTTAACCATGCAGGCAGAAGAAGCCGGTAAAGATGTAGCCATGCAAATAGCCGCAATGAACCCATTGGCTGTTGACGAAACTTCAATACCCACCGATGTGGTAGAAAGAGAAAAAAATATTGCAATTGAAGTGGTTAAAGCAGAAGGTAAACCTGCTGAAATGGCCGAAAAAATTGCCATGGGAAAACTCAATAAATTTTTTAAAGAAAATACATTACTTGCCCAGGCTTTTGTAAAGGATAACAATAAATCTGTTGCTGACTATTTAAAAAGCATCAACCCCAATTTAAAAGTTACCGAATTCAAAAGAGTGGCGTTGGGTTAA
- the rpsI gene encoding 30S ribosomal protein S9 gives MEKQKNAVGRRKEAVTRVFLSKGEGSITINGKDYKTYFPLVYLQNQVEAPLKATDATGKYSIVINATGGGVKGQAEAAKLGIARALIELSADYRPTLKAAGLLRRDPRSVERKKPGRKKARRSYQFSKR, from the coding sequence ATGGAAAAGCAAAAAAACGCAGTAGGCCGTAGAAAAGAAGCCGTAACCAGGGTATTCTTAAGTAAAGGAGAAGGCTCTATTACTATTAACGGAAAAGATTACAAAACCTATTTTCCTTTGGTTTACCTGCAAAACCAGGTAGAAGCGCCCTTAAAAGCGACAGATGCAACTGGCAAATATTCGATTGTAATTAATGCAACAGGCGGCGGTGTAAAAGGCCAGGCAGAAGCGGCAAAACTGGGTATTGCCCGTGCGCTTATAGAATTAAGTGCCGATTACAGGCCTACTTTAAAAGCTGCAGGATTATTAAGGCGTGACCCTCGTTCTGTAGAACGTAAAAAACCGGGCCGCAAAAAAGCAAGAAGAAGTTACCAGTTCTCAAAACGTTAA
- a CDS encoding sensor histidine kinase, protein MQLDFKFYLFGIVVTMLVLGFFLLLLTTLFSKKQQKNKAEKLKMQNEYQQSLIEVQEQTLTNISQEIHDNVGQVLSLAKLNLNRVYIEYPGNEDKEKISSTVELITKAIEDLRALSKSLNGEMFVDIGLHEAVKREVGILQKGGFINAEFISLGKTFALPRQTEVVIYRIVQECIQNAIKHSSAKNIATTFKYQEPEILVTIADDGKGFSEKAMIPSKAGLGLRNMKSRAAHIGADLKINSAPGKGTQVNIHYAL, encoded by the coding sequence ATGCAGCTTGATTTTAAATTTTATTTATTTGGAATTGTAGTAACCATGCTGGTATTGGGGTTTTTTCTTTTGTTGTTAACTACATTGTTTTCTAAAAAGCAACAAAAAAACAAAGCAGAGAAACTCAAAATGCAAAACGAATACCAGCAATCGTTAATTGAAGTGCAGGAGCAAACGCTTACCAATATAAGCCAGGAAATTCATGATAATGTGGGCCAGGTGCTAAGCCTTGCTAAGCTCAACCTAAATAGAGTATATATTGAATACCCCGGAAATGAGGATAAGGAAAAAATTAGCAGTACCGTAGAACTTATTACAAAGGCAATAGAAGATTTAAGGGCCTTAAGCAAAAGCCTAAATGGAGAAATGTTTGTGGATATAGGCTTGCACGAAGCCGTGAAAAGGGAGGTTGGCATATTGCAAAAAGGAGGGTTTATCAATGCAGAATTTATTTCCCTGGGGAAAACATTTGCATTGCCAAGGCAAACAGAAGTGGTGATATACCGTATTGTTCAGGAATGTATCCAAAATGCTATTAAGCATTCCAGTGCAAAAAATATTGCAACCACATTTAAGTATCAGGAACCGGAAATTTTAGTAACAATAGCCGATGATGGAAAAGGGTTTTCCGAAAAAGCAATGATACCCTCAAAGGCCGGCCTGGGTTTAAGAAACATGAAATCGAGGGCGGCGCATATTGGCGCCGATTTAAAAATTAATTCGGCGCCGGGTAAAGGAACGCAGGTAAATATTCACTATGCTCTTTAA
- a CDS encoding DUF1569 domain-containing protein — protein sequence MKHDAAFLLPGLSASSTGKWGVMNAQEMVEHLTDFFDISYEKITIPLVTPVEHLPQYRAFIYSDKEFRPNTKAPVEIIGDKPFPLRCENLDEAKEKLVTSINKFFLHFDNNTGKATLHPVFGILNFEDWVLLHGKHVRHHYRQFGLLD from the coding sequence TTGAAGCATGATGCAGCTTTTCTGCTACCAGGTTTATCAGCATCCTCAACGGGTAAATGGGGCGTAATGAATGCGCAGGAAATGGTAGAGCACCTTACCGATTTTTTTGATATTTCCTACGAAAAAATAACGATACCCCTGGTTACCCCAGTGGAACATTTGCCCCAATACAGGGCATTTATTTATAGTGATAAAGAATTTAGACCCAACACAAAAGCCCCGGTAGAAATAATTGGCGATAAACCATTTCCTTTGCGTTGCGAAAATCTTGATGAAGCAAAAGAAAAATTAGTTACCAGCATCAATAAATTTTTTCTTCATTTTGATAATAATACCGGTAAAGCTACGCTGCACCCGGTTTTTGGCATTTTGAATTTTGAAGATTGGGTTTTGCTTCATGGCAAACATGTGCGCCACCATTACCGGCAGTTTGGGCTTTTGGATTAG
- the rpsB gene encoding 30S ribosomal protein S2, whose protein sequence is MENNTSLQQQLLEAGVHFGHLKKKWNPKMLPYIFAEKKGIHIIDLNKTVEGLQEAAAAMKAIARSGKKIMFVATKKQAKELVTECAQRVNMPYVTERWLGGMLTNFNTVRKSVKKMQSIEKLLNDGSAESLNKKEKLTLSREKEKMEKVLGGIAQISRIPAALFLIDIGHEHIALAEAKKLGINTFGMVDSNCDPNKVDFAIPSNDDATKSIAIITNYITAAIAEGLQERQSSKDDEEQHEVEESAAARASRFEQKDAEGDDKGKRSRSSGGTGGTKRRFPSAGGGGRKPAAK, encoded by the coding sequence ATGGAAAATAATACATCCTTACAACAGCAACTTTTAGAAGCAGGCGTTCATTTTGGTCACTTAAAGAAAAAATGGAACCCTAAAATGTTACCCTACATTTTTGCAGAAAAAAAAGGTATCCATATTATAGACCTTAACAAAACTGTAGAAGGTTTGCAGGAAGCTGCTGCTGCAATGAAAGCCATTGCCCGTAGCGGTAAAAAGATCATGTTTGTTGCAACAAAAAAGCAAGCTAAAGAATTAGTAACAGAATGTGCCCAGCGGGTAAATATGCCTTATGTTACCGAACGCTGGCTTGGTGGTATGCTTACCAACTTCAACACCGTTCGTAAAAGTGTAAAGAAAATGCAAAGCATTGAAAAACTGCTTAACGACGGAAGCGCCGAAAGCCTAAACAAAAAAGAAAAACTTACCCTGAGCCGTGAAAAAGAAAAAATGGAAAAAGTATTGGGTGGTATTGCGCAAATAAGCCGTATACCTGCCGCTTTATTTTTGATAGATATTGGACACGAACATATTGCTTTGGCAGAAGCAAAAAAGCTTGGCATCAACACCTTTGGTATGGTAGATTCCAATTGCGATCCCAATAAAGTTGATTTTGCCATTCCGTCAAACGATGATGCAACAAAATCAATTGCCATTATTACCAATTACATTACTGCCGCAATTGCAGAAGGGTTGCAGGAGCGCCAAAGCAGCAAAGATGATGAAGAACAGCATGAAGTAGAAGAATCTGCAGCAGCAAGGGCATCCCGTTTTGAACAAAAAGATGCAGAAGGCGATGATAAAGGCAAACGCAGCCGTAGTAGTGGTGGAACCGGAGGAACTAAACGCCGTTTCCCCAGCGCAGGAGGTGGTGGCAGAAAGCCTGCAGCTAAGTAA
- a CDS encoding adenylate kinase → MFNLILFGPPGSGKGTQSEKLMALYKLRHLSTGDLLRSEISRQTALGIEAKKFMDKGQLVPDEVVIGMISTVIDENKNATGFLFDGFPRTSAQAEALDNLLEFKNAPISVMLALEVSEEELVKRLLKRGQTSGRSDDTNEQVIRARIEEYRKKTEAVADYYRQFNKVVMVKGEGSIEEIFKNLCYEIEKKI, encoded by the coding sequence ATGTTCAACTTAATATTATTTGGCCCACCCGGCAGCGGAAAAGGTACACAAAGCGAAAAATTAATGGCCCTTTATAAGTTAAGGCACCTGAGTACCGGTGATTTACTACGGTCGGAAATAAGCCGCCAAACAGCTTTGGGCATTGAAGCCAAAAAGTTTATGGACAAAGGCCAACTTGTACCCGATGAAGTGGTTATTGGAATGATAAGTACGGTTATTGACGAAAATAAAAATGCAACCGGCTTTTTATTTGATGGGTTTCCCCGTACCAGCGCTCAGGCAGAAGCATTGGATAATTTACTGGAGTTTAAAAATGCGCCTATTTCGGTAATGCTTGCTTTGGAAGTGAGTGAGGAAGAACTGGTAAAACGCCTTTTGAAGCGTGGCCAAACCAGTGGCCGCAGCGATGATACCAATGAACAGGTGATAAGGGCACGCATAGAAGAATACAGGAAAAAAACCGAAGCTGTTGCAGATTATTACCGCCAGTTTAATAAAGTTGTAATGGTAAAAGGCGAGGGCTCAATAGAAGAAATTTTCAAAAACCTTTGCTATGAAATAGAAAAGAAAATATGA
- a CDS encoding S9 family peptidase: MKVFILLSLCIISLGIMAQKIQYPSTQKVNQSDNYFGTIIEDPYRWLEDDTAKNTAAWVVEENKVTQSYFEQIPFRNKLHKRLSELWNYPKYSAPEKNGEYFTFYKNNGLQNQALLYVQKGIKGKPEILIDPNKLSIDGTVALQATAFSKKQRYFAYAVSASGSDWQEINILDFNTKKLLSDKIEYVKFTGMSWVGDDGFYYSGYSKPKEEKTKYSAKTEYQKVFYHKVGTTQEEDMLIYEDKEHPLRYVGAGVTEDERFLILSIAEGTDGSEIKIKDLQDKSATGFITLVQGFSTNADVVDNIGDKILLKTNSAAPNYKLVLADPKNPSEANWKSIIPETKEPLTFATTGGNKIFAGYLKDANTLVNQHDLSGKLEHSIQLPGVGTAVGFGSKKEDKEFYYIFTSFTYPATIFKYDIASGKSTLYRKAEVKFNPENFETRQVFYPSKDGTKVPMFITYKKGLVLNGSNPAMLYAYGGFNINITPAFSVANIPFIENGGIYCVANLRGGGEYGEEWHKAGMLQNKQNVFDDFIAAAEYLIKEKYTSSAKLAIKGGSNGGLLVGACLTQRPDLFKVAIPQVGVLDMLRYHKFTVGWGWAVEYGSSDKINQFEYLIKYSPLHNIKKGTCYPATLITTADHDDRVVPAHSFKFAATLQEAQGCENPVLIRIDSKAGHGAGKPTSKSIDEAADIWSFVLYNMGAGF, encoded by the coding sequence ATGAAAGTTTTTATATTACTTAGTTTATGTATCATCTCATTAGGAATTATGGCCCAAAAAATTCAATATCCTTCTACACAAAAAGTAAACCAGTCAGACAATTATTTTGGAACAATTATAGAAGACCCTTACCGGTGGCTGGAGGATGATACAGCAAAAAATACTGCTGCATGGGTAGTAGAAGAAAACAAGGTTACGCAAAGCTATTTCGAACAAATCCCTTTTCGTAATAAATTACACAAAAGGCTTTCCGAGCTTTGGAATTACCCAAAATATTCTGCACCCGAAAAAAATGGAGAATATTTTACATTTTATAAAAATAACGGGTTACAAAACCAGGCGCTGCTGTATGTGCAAAAAGGGATTAAGGGTAAGCCGGAAATACTTATAGACCCCAATAAACTTTCCATAGATGGTACAGTGGCTTTACAAGCTACAGCTTTTTCAAAAAAGCAACGCTATTTTGCTTATGCAGTTTCTGCATCAGGCAGTGATTGGCAGGAAATTAATATCCTGGATTTTAATACTAAAAAATTACTTTCCGATAAAATTGAATATGTAAAATTTACCGGAATGAGTTGGGTAGGCGATGATGGTTTTTATTACAGTGGCTACAGCAAACCCAAAGAAGAAAAAACAAAGTACAGCGCAAAAACAGAGTACCAGAAAGTATTTTACCATAAAGTAGGCACTACCCAGGAAGAAGACATGCTTATTTATGAAGATAAAGAGCATCCGTTGAGATATGTAGGCGCCGGCGTTACCGAAGATGAGCGCTTCCTTATTTTAAGCATTGCAGAAGGTACAGATGGCAGCGAAATAAAAATAAAAGATTTACAGGACAAATCGGCAACAGGTTTTATTACGCTTGTACAGGGCTTTTCAACCAATGCCGATGTGGTAGATAATATTGGCGATAAAATACTGCTAAAAACCAATAGTGCGGCCCCTAATTATAAGTTAGTTTTGGCCGATCCCAAAAACCCTTCGGAAGCTAACTGGAAAAGCATTATACCCGAAACAAAAGAGCCGCTTACCTTTGCCACAACCGGTGGAAACAAAATATTTGCCGGCTACCTTAAAGATGCAAATACCCTAGTAAACCAGCATGATCTTTCGGGCAAACTTGAGCACAGCATACAATTGCCCGGTGTAGGTACTGCCGTTGGCTTTGGATCAAAAAAAGAAGACAAGGAGTTTTACTACATATTTACTTCATTTACCTATCCGGCTACAATTTTTAAATATGATATAGCCTCCGGAAAATCTACCCTATACCGTAAGGCTGAGGTAAAATTCAACCCGGAAAATTTTGAAACCCGCCAGGTTTTTTACCCCAGTAAAGATGGTACAAAAGTGCCGATGTTTATCACTTATAAAAAAGGCTTAGTATTAAACGGCAGCAACCCTGCAATGCTTTATGCCTATGGTGGGTTTAATATAAATATAACCCCGGCATTTTCTGTTGCCAACATTCCGTTTATTGAAAACGGAGGTATTTACTGCGTAGCCAACCTGCGTGGCGGTGGTGAATATGGAGAAGAGTGGCATAAAGCAGGTATGCTACAAAACAAGCAAAATGTTTTTGATGATTTTATTGCTGCTGCTGAATATTTAATTAAAGAAAAATATACTTCATCTGCAAAGCTGGCAATTAAAGGAGGTAGCAACGGTGGGCTACTTGTAGGCGCCTGCTTAACGCAAAGGCCTGATTTATTCAAAGTGGCTATTCCTCAGGTGGGTGTTTTAGATATGCTCCGCTATCATAAATTTACCGTAGGCTGGGGCTGGGCTGTAGAATATGGCAGCAGCGACAAAATAAATCAGTTTGAATATTTAATAAAATACTCTCCTTTACACAATATAAAAAAAGGAACCTGTTACCCGGCTACTTTAATTACTACTGCCGATCATGACGATAGAGTGGTACCTGCTCACTCCTTTAAGTTTGCAGCAACTTTACAAGAAGCTCAGGGCTGCGAAAACCCTGTATTGATACGCATTGACAGCAAGGCCGGGCATGGGGCAGGAAAACCTACCTCAAAATCTATTGATGAAGCTGCCGATATTTGGAGCTTTGTGTTATATAATATGGGAGCAGGTTTTTAG
- a CDS encoding amidohydrolase, translating to MKPFVYILVSISLFTSCNKKQKVSLVVHHAVIYTVDSAFTIAEAMAIENGKIIATGSNENILKAYYAAEILDAKGKAIFPGLIDAHCHFTGYAMDGWKCDLTGTKSWEDVLAKISDYSKAAPMLWLYGRGWDQNDWPEKKFPDNHLLDSLFPYRPVYLKRIDGHAVIANSAALQIAGITAATKVDGGSVELLKGKPTGILIDNAMHLVENKIPLISDSLAKAYFTKMQTACFKNGLTSLHDCGISEHTVQLLEEAQKTGDLKIKIFALLTDSVQYYDSWIKKGRYTNGNLTVGGFKLYADGALGSRGACLLQDYSDKPGWRGFLLSKPEWFMQVAQKLATSNLQLCTHAIGDSGNRQILKIYASVLKEKNDKRWRIEHAQVINENDFHFFADYKIIPSVQPTHATSDMYWTNERLGEEREKNSYAYKQLLQTNGWMPLGTDFPVEDISPIKTFFAAVVRKDAKGFPQNGFHFENALSRQEAIRGMTIWAAKAAFQENEKGSLEKGKAADFIILDTDLMQCNENNILNTKVKNVYLNGANVWGIN from the coding sequence TTGAAACCTTTTGTTTATATATTGGTTTCAATTTCATTGTTTACTTCCTGCAATAAAAAACAAAAGGTTTCCCTCGTTGTTCACCATGCGGTAATTTATACGGTTGATTCTGCTTTTACAATCGCAGAAGCTATGGCAATTGAAAATGGAAAAATTATAGCCACTGGCAGTAACGAAAATATACTAAAGGCATATTATGCCGCTGAAATACTGGATGCCAAAGGCAAGGCAATTTTTCCGGGACTTATTGATGCACATTGTCATTTTACAGGCTATGCTATGGATGGGTGGAAGTGCGATTTAACAGGAACAAAATCATGGGAAGATGTATTGGCAAAAATTTCTGATTACAGCAAAGCAGCACCAATGCTTTGGTTATACGGCCGTGGATGGGACCAAAATGACTGGCCGGAAAAAAAATTCCCTGATAACCATTTACTCGACAGCCTTTTTCCCTACAGGCCGGTATATTTAAAAAGAATTGATGGCCATGCAGTAATTGCCAATAGCGCTGCACTACAAATTGCAGGTATTACAGCAGCAACAAAAGTTGATGGCGGCAGCGTTGAATTACTCAAGGGTAAACCTACCGGTATACTTATTGATAATGCCATGCATTTAGTGGAAAATAAAATTCCTTTAATAAGTGATTCTTTGGCCAAAGCCTATTTTACAAAAATGCAAACCGCATGTTTTAAAAACGGCCTAACCAGCTTACATGATTGTGGCATAAGTGAGCATACCGTTCAGTTACTTGAAGAAGCGCAAAAAACCGGTGATTTAAAAATTAAAATTTTTGCATTGCTTACCGATTCTGTCCAATATTATGACAGCTGGATAAAAAAAGGAAGATATACCAATGGCAACCTAACCGTTGGCGGGTTTAAATTATATGCAGATGGCGCACTGGGCAGTAGGGGCGCATGTTTATTACAGGATTATTCTGATAAGCCAGGCTGGCGTGGGTTTTTATTGAGCAAACCCGAATGGTTTATGCAGGTTGCACAAAAACTTGCCACATCAAACCTGCAATTGTGCACTCATGCCATTGGCGACAGTGGCAACAGGCAAATATTAAAAATATACGCATCCGTTTTAAAAGAAAAAAATGATAAGCGCTGGCGCATAGAACATGCCCAGGTAATTAATGAAAACGATTTTCACTTTTTTGCAGATTATAAAATTATACCATCTGTACAGCCCACACATGCTACCAGCGATATGTACTGGACAAATGAAAGGCTGGGTGAAGAAAGGGAAAAAAATTCATATGCATATAAGCAACTGTTACAAACCAACGGATGGATGCCATTAGGCACCGATTTTCCTGTAGAAGATATAAGCCCTATAAAAACCTTTTTTGCAGCCGTAGTAAGAAAAGATGCAAAAGGTTTTCCCCAAAACGGCTTTCATTTTGAAAATGCACTTAGCCGCCAGGAAGCCATACGGGGCATGACCATTTGGGCGGCAAAAGCCGCTTTCCAGGAAAATGAAAAGGGCAGCCTGGAAAAAGGAAAAGCGGCAGATTTTATAATTTTAGATACTGATTTAATGCAATGCAACGAAAACAATATATTAAATACAAAAGTGAAGAACGTATATTTGAATGGCGCTAATGTTTGGGGTATAAATTAA
- the rplM gene encoding 50S ribosomal protein L13, with amino-acid sequence MSKLHFTTKHANAATVIRNWYVVDGTNQTVGRMCAKVASVLRGKNKASYTPHVDCGDFVIIINADKVKFTGNKIDDKDYLTYSGYPGGLKAETAKDLLKRRPDVLIERAVKGMLPKNRLGRKLFKKLFVYAGTEHPHGAQQPKELTFPKLTPATSGIKK; translated from the coding sequence ATGAGCAAATTACATTTCACCACCAAGCATGCAAACGCAGCTACCGTTATACGCAACTGGTATGTTGTAGATGGTACTAATCAAACTGTAGGCCGCATGTGCGCTAAAGTTGCTTCTGTTCTTCGAGGAAAAAACAAGGCTTCTTACACCCCACACGTAGACTGCGGGGATTTTGTTATTATTATAAATGCCGATAAAGTAAAATTTACTGGCAATAAAATAGATGACAAAGATTATTTAACCTATAGCGGTTACCCCGGCGGCCTTAAAGCCGAAACAGCAAAAGATCTATTAAAACGCCGGCCAGATGTACTCATAGAGCGTGCCGTAAAAGGGATGCTTCCTAAAAACAGGCTTGGGCGTAAACTGTTTAAAAAACTTTTTGTATATGCCGGAACCGAACATCCGCATGGCGCCCAACAACCCAAAGAACTTACATTTCCTAAATTAACGCCTGCCACTTCAGGTATAAAAAAATAA